The following DNA comes from Nocardioides sp. JQ2195.
ACCCGCGGCATGCCGAGACCATCACCGCCCTCGTCAACGAGGTGAAGACGATGCGCCCCGACCTGCGCATCGAGACGGCCTTCCTCGAACTGTCGAAGCCGTCCTTCAACACGGCGGTGAACAAGCTGGTCCGAGCCGGCTACGACGAGATCGTCGTCGTCCCCCTCCTCCTCAGCGATGCGTTCCACGCCAAGGTCGACGTGCCCACCGCGGTGGCCGAGCAGACCGCCCGCCACGAAGGGCTGCAGATCCGGGCGACCGAGGTGCTCGGCCTCGAGCAGGCCTTCCTGGAGGTGCTCGACCTGCGCCTGCGCGAGGCGCTCAAGGACGCCCGTGTGCGCGAGCTCGACGCCCTGGTGCTGGCCGCAGCCGGTTCCAGCGACCCGCTCGCCAACCAGGCCGTCGGACGACTGGCCCGCCTGTGGGGCACCCACCACAAGCTCCCCGTGAAGGCGGCCTTCGCCTCGGCCACCCCGCCCGCCACGGGTGAGGCCGTTCGCGCCTTCCGGGGCGAGGGACGCCGCCACATCGCGGTCGCCTCGTTCTTCCTGGCCCCCGGCTTCCTGCCTGATCGCGCTGCCGAGCTCGCCCTCGAGGCCGGTGCAGTGGCGGTGTCCGCTCCCCTGGGTGCCCACCCCACCCTGGCGCGGACGATCCTGGCCCGGTACGCCGTCGGCGCCGTGGAGCTCGTCCCCGTCTGATTCGCCAACCACGGGCGGTTGGTGCGCAAGAACCCACCGTTCGCGGCGCAAGAACCCACCGTTCGGCGCGCAAGAATCCACCGTTCGGCGCGCAAGAATCCACCGTTCGGCGCGCAAGAATCCACCGTTCGCGTCAGGAGACGAGCTGGTGGGCCAGGCGCTCCAGTTGTCGGGCCGGGTCATTGGTGATGCCGCCGTGCACCGGGCCCGGCTGGACCACCGTGCTCTTCGGCGCCTTCAGGAAGCCGAAACGGGTGCCGAGCGGCTTGTCCGCCGCCGCCCCGCCACGCGAGTCCCCCGCGCAGATTCCCTCGATGAAGTCGAGGGCGCGGCAGACCTGGTCGAGGTCCAGGCCCGGGTGCAGCGCGGTGAGCCGCTCCCGGTCGACGTTCCAGGCGACCTGGAGGAAGTCCGCTGCCTGGCAGTAGACCAGCACACCGACGTTCACGAACTCCTCGCGCTCGACGCGCGGCACGCACCGCAGCACGACGTACTGGTAGGCGAGGTCAGTCATGACGCGCCTCCGGGGAGCCATTGCCGCGTCCCGAGCCGAGCCGTCAGGAAGGCGACGTACGCCGACCGAACGGCCGCCGCGTCCTCGGCACCGGGCACCGGCTCGAGCCACTCGTCGGGCACCTTGGCGAGGATCTCGGTGAAGACCGAGGCGTCGAGCAGGCCGGCGATCTCCTTGTCGGCGGCCGGTAGGGCCTCGACGTGCCCGAGCATGACGTGGTCGCTGGGGTCCCACGGCTGGGCCGCGAAACGCGATGGATCGGTGACCCCTCCGCCCCATGCGTGATGGAAGTAGAGGGCCGCGCCGTGGTCGATCACCCACAGGTCACCGTGCCAGAGCAGGAGATTCGGGTTGCGCCAGCTCCGGTCGACGTTCGCGGTGAAGGCATCGAGCCAGAGCACCTTCGACGACACCTGGGGTGACGTGGAGGTGTCGCCGTCGAACCCGAAGGAGCCGGGCAGGAAGTCCACACCGAGGTTGAGGCCGACGCTGGCGGTGAGCAGGTCCTGGACCTCTTCGTCGGCCTCGTAGCGAGCAATGTCCGACGAGAGCTCCAGCGCGACCAGGCGCGGAGTGAGCAGGCCGATGCGCCGGGCCAGCTCACCCACGATGACCTCGGCGACCAGCACCCGCAGCCCTTGCCCGGCACCGCGGAACTTGCACACGTAGGTGCCGAGGTCGCCGGCCTCGACGATCCCCGGAAGCGATCCGCCCTCGCGCAGGGGCGCCACGTAGCGCGTGACGGGAACGACGTCGATCACGAGAGTGGTTCCTCGTGCTCCAGCCGGGCCTTCTGCTCCTCGACGTCGAAGTCGGCCTCGGGCCAGGCCAGGTCCATCGCGCGCAACGCCTCGATCAGGAGCTCGCCGACCGCCAGGTTGCGGAACCACTTGCGGTCGGAGGGGACGACGTACCACGGGGCGTGCTCGGTGTTGGTCTTCTCGATGGCCAGCTCGTAGGCCCGCTGGTACGCCGGCCACAACGCACGCTCGTCGATGTCACCCGGGTTGAACTTCCAGAACTTGGTCGGGTCGTCGAGCCTGGCGAGCAGTCGTTCCTTCTGCTCGTCGGCGGAGATGTGCAGCATGCACTTGATGAGGATGACCCCGTCGTCGACCAGCTCCTTCTCGAAGGAGTTGATCGCTGCGTAGCGGTGCTCGATCTCCTCGGGTGTCGCGAGCTCGCGGACCCTGCCGACCAGCACGTCCTCGTAGTGCGATCGGTCGAAGACACCGATGTAGCCGGGCGCGGGCACCGCCTTGCGGATCCGCCACAGGAAGTCGTGCTCCAGCTCCTCCTGGGTGGGGGCCTTGAAGGACGTGATCCGCACTCCTTGGGGATCGACCAGCCCGACAGCGTGGCGAATCACCCCGCCCTTCCCGGAGGTGTCCATCCCCTGCAGCACCAGGAGGATCCGTCGCTCGTCACCCGTCCCTCGCTGGGCGAACAGCTGCTCCTGGAGGTCGGCGAGCTCGTCACCGAGATCGATCAGTGCCTGCTCGCCGGCATGCTTGTCATCCTCGAACCCGGGCTGACCGTGCGGGTCGAACTCGCCGAGGTCGATCGCGCCGGACGGCGCGCGGAGGAGCTCGTGGAAGGTCGCGTGGTGGGCCATGGCGCCAACACTAGTCAACCGAGCACCCGACGGACGTCGAGGGCGCAGCCGACGACGGTCGCCGTCGTGCCGTCGCTCAACGGCTCGTCGAACCACGTGCCCTGCACGAACCCCACCTTCTCCAGGACCCGCAACGACGCGGCGTTGCGGTGGTCGGGCGCCGCGAAGTAGGTCGTGGCGTCGGGGAAGCGCTTGCGGGTGCGGCGCAACCAGGCCCAGAGCATGGCCGCGCCGAGCCCCTTGCCGATCCAGGCATCCTCGCCGATGGCGTAGTCGACGCCGATGGCCTCGGGGTCGGGGGTCAGCAGCGCGAACTCCGGGTAGTCGCTGAGCCGGTAGTCCTGGAGGAATCCCACCGATCGGCCGTTCACCTCCACCACCCACATCCGGGTCGGGGTGGTGCCGTCGATGTGCGGGGCGTACTTCGCCGTCACCGTCTCGAGGTCCGGCGAGCCGTCGTCGAACCACCACTTGTGCACATGCTCGGCAGCACGCCACCTGGCCACGTCGGGGAGGTCACCCCGCTCCATCGGGCGCAGCAGCACGCGCAGGTCAGGGTCGACGATGAATCTCTTGGGCTCCGCCGACAGGTCGACCGCGGTGGGCTCTCCCATCACGGTCGCGGCCAGCCGCTGGGCGGCAGCGTTCCACGACTCGTCACCGTGGACGACTCCGGACAGCTCCCGCTCGCCGTGTCGCACCACCACGTGCACCTGCTCGGCCATGGGCAGCAGGCTAGCCGTGGCACCGTCGGCCGGTCACCCAGTCGACCGGTCACCAGTCGGACGGCGCCTCGAGCGAGTCGTCGGCCGGTCACCCAGCCGACCTGTCACCAGTCGGACGGCACCTCGAGCGAGTCGTCGTCCGGCCCCTCGGCGGCAGCCGCCAGCTCCTCGCGCACCACGGAGAACGTCATGCCCGGCGGGTACCCCTTGCGAGCCAGCATCCCGACCAGGCGCCGCGTGGCCTTCACCTCGTCGAGCCCGGACATCGAACGCAGCTTCTTGCGGACCAGTCGCCGCGCGGCCGCCTCCTCGTCGTCGGGATCGATCTCGTCGAGCGCCTCTCGGGCCACGAGGTCGTCGATGCCCTTGCGACGCAGCTCCTGCGCCAGGGCGCGCCGGGCCAACCCCTTGCCCGGTTGTCGTGAGGCGATCCACGCGCGCGCGAACGCCTCGTCGTCGACGAGGCCGACCTCCTCGAACCGGTCGAGCAACCGGACGGCGATGTCGTCGGGGACGTTCTTCCTCGCCAACCTATCCGCCAGCTCCTTGCGGCTGCGAGCCTGACCGGTCAGCTGGTCGAGCAGGATCTTGCGAGCCACCGCCTCGTGGTCGGCCTCATCTCCCGAGCCGTCGTCATCGGGCGCCAACCCGCTGCCAGGGGCGCCGTCTCGAGGAACCTCCGCCTCCGAAGTCGGGGCGCTGTCGGCAGCGGCGGTGGCGGTGGCGGTGGCGGTGTCAGGTCGCGTGATCTCCCCCGCCGCCACCGCACGCAACCAGGCGTCGACCCCGTCACTGACGTTGCCCTGCCAGCTCGGCGAGGCGTCGCCTCCATCGACCGGCATCTGGTCAGCGGCCCCGGCGCCGGGCGGTGTCCCCGATCCCGGGTCCACCGCCCACGCGGGTGGTGGCCCCTCGGAGAGCTGTGCCGACCACTCGGTCGGCTCGGCCTCGAAGGGGCCGGACATCAGAAGTCGATGTTGGTCGGCTCGTCAGCCAGGTCGACGGGCTCGTCGACCTTCGGCCCGACGCCGAGCTTCTCGAGGATCTTCTTCTCCAGCTCGTTGGCCAGGTCGGGGTTGTCCTTGAGGAAGGTGCGGGCATTCTCCTTGCCCTGGCCGAGCTGGTCGCCCTCGTAGGTGTACCAAGCGCCGGCCTTGCGGACCAGGCCCGCCTCGACACCGACATCGATCAGGCCACCCTCGCGGCTGATGCCCTTGCCGTACATGATGTCGAACTCGGCCTGCTTGAACGGCGGGGCCACCTTGTTCTTCACGACCTTGACGCGGGTGCGGTTGCCGACCATGTCGGTGCCGTCCTTGAGCGTCTCGATGCGTCGTACGTCGAGGCGCACGGAGGAGTAGAACTTCAGCGCGCGACCACCGGTGGTGGTCTCGGGCGAGCCGAACATGACACCGATCTTCTCGCGCAGCTGGTTGATGAAGATCGCGGTGGTGCCGGAGTTGTTGAGGGCACCGGTCATCTTGCGCAGAGCCTGGCTCATCAGGCGAGCCTGGAGGCCGACGTGGCTGTCACCCATCTCGCCCTCGATCTCGGCGCGAGGAACCAGGGCCGCCACCGAGTCGATCACGATCAGGTCGAGCGCGCCGGAACGGATCAGCATGTCGGCGATCTCGAGCGCCTGCTCACCGGAGTCGGGCTGCGAGACCAGCAGGGCGTCGGTGTCGACACCCAGCGCCTTGGCGTACTCCGGGTCGAGCGCGTGCTCCGCGTCGATGAACGCGACGATGCCGCCGGCGGCCTGGGCGTTGGCCACCGCGTGCAGGGCGACCGTCGTCTTTCCGGAGGACTCCGGACCGTAGACCTCGACCACACGACCGCGCGGCAGGCCGCCGAGGCCCAGGGCCACGTCGAGCGCGATCGAGCCGGTGGGGATGATCTCGAGCGGTGCACGGGTCTCGTCGCCGAGGCGCATCACCGAGCCCTTGCCGAAGCTCTTCTCGATGTTGGCAAGCGCTGCGTCGAGCGCCTTGTCGCGGTCTCCAGCCATGGCTGCGTGTCCTTTTCGTGAGAGGTCGATGTGTTGTCCCGGACGCTAGACCGAGCCACCGACAATGGGTGCCGACCACCTGCAGGGCTGTGGACAACCCCGGTCGACAGCACTCAGACTAGCCCGAACAGACGTTCGATCAAGCGCGACACGCAGGCGTGGAATCGAACAGGTGATCGGACAGGTTCACTTGTCCCGGAACGGCAGGTCCAGGGTGCGCCAGACCGCCTCCCACACGCGCTTCGGTGACTCCCCCGCTGCCAGTGCCTCCTGGACCGTGCGCGAGCCGAGCTCGCTGATGACGTGCTGCTCGGCCCACGAGCGCGCGTACCCCGGACCCAGCGCCTGCTCCATCCGGGCCCAGAACTCCGTGTGCCTCATCGACGTCGCCCCCGCACGACCAGCCATGCCTGGCCCCCGTCGGACTGCTGGCGGACCACCTCGGCGACCGACCATCCGCTCTCCTCGAGGACCTCACGCAGCGGCGCCTCCTGCCAGAGGACGAAGTGCCGGGGAGCCTCGATCGTGCCGTGCGTCGACCATCGTTCGCCCTCGCCCTCCTTGAGGGCCACGTGGAGCACGCCCTCCCGCCGGGTCGCCTCGGCCAACCGCCGCAGCACCACGGGGAAGTCGTCGCGGGCGACGTGCAGCAGCGAGGCGTGCGCCCACACACCGTCGTACGGCTCCGGTCCCCTCGGATCGGCCAGCGCGTCGGTGAGCGGGTCGAGGCGGTCCGCCTCGTGGCCCTCGGCACGCAGCAACGCGACGAAGGCCGGTGTGCCGTCCGTGCGTCGCACGCTCAGGCCGGCCGTCTCGAGCGCGAGGGCGTCGCGACCGCCTCCGCTGCCCACCTCCAGCACCCGGGCACCGCTCCCCAGCTCGGCGGCGAACCAGGCGACCTCGGAGGCCACGCCCTCGTTCATGGTCATCGATGCGTCCCGGTACGCCACGGCGTTCGCGTCGTACGCCGAGACCGTCGACCGCCGCGCGTCGCCGACGTCGTGGAGATGGTGGACGACGTCGTGCAGCTGGTACTGCCCGAGCGTCCCGACCGTGAAGGCGGACCCGTCGCTGCGCCGGCCGGTGCGCTGCCACTGGTCGTCCTCGACCGCGTCGAAGAGGGCGCCGACGGAGGCAGCCGCGGCGACCAGCTCGTCCAGCACGGTGGCCGGATCCCGGTCGGCGTACTCCCCCGCCACTGCCGCCGCATCCTGGTCCCAACCGGCCAGCTCCGGGTCGTCCTGGTCGAGCATCAGCTGCAGGCGCTGCGCGAAGACGAGGTGGACGTCGCGCACGTGGCAGGCATACTCCAGCGGCGACCAGACGTCGTCCGCCGGTCGGTTCCGCACCTGCTCCGCGGGCCCCGACAGCACCGAGCGCCACGCCGCCGCGTTCGATCGAATCGCCGCTCCGACACGCTCACGCGCGACGGCGCCGCTGCGGAATCCGCAGGCGGCACAGGGGGTCTCGAGGACCCAGGTCCAGTCCTTGGTGTCAGGTTCGATCGGCACACGCCCATTCTGCGACACGGCCCACCTGCGAGAATGAGGGGCATGGGCGAATACTCCACACGGTCCGCACGCGAACGCGATCTCAAGGACATCGCCGCGATCTACAGCCACGCAGTGGACCACTCGCACGCGACCTTCGACCTGGAACCCCCCGACCTCGACTACTGGCGGGCCCGCCTCGACGGCGACCACCCGGGTGACCACCTGCTCGTGGCCGTCGACTCGGACGACCGGGTCGTCGGCTATGCCTACTCGTGGTCCTACCGGCCACGCCCGGCCTACGACACCACCCGCGAGACGTCGATCTATCTCGACAACAGCGTCCGCGGCGAGGGCGTCGGCAAGCTGCTCTATCCCGCGCTGTTGCAGACGATGGCGATCTCCAGCGTGCACACCGCGGTCGCACTCGTGGCCCTGCCGAACCCGGCCAGCGAGCGGCTCCACGTCGGCTGTGGCTTCGAGAAGACCGGTCAGCTGCGCCAGGTCGGCTGGAAGTTCGGCCAGTGGATCGACGTCGCCTGGTACCAGAAGATGCTGGTCACCCTGCCGTAGCCGTCACGTCCGGCCCGCTGGTTGCGAACCGATCCGATCAGCGGCGGTCCGAGAGCACGTGCGCTGCACCGGCCGAGACCGCGGCCGCGCCCAGCACCGCCGGCCACGCGCCGACCTTCTTGGCCAACGGGTGCGAGGCACCGAAGCCACCGAGGTAGATCGCGGACAGTGCCGCTGTCGTCCCTGCCCCGGACTTGGCCAACCACCCACGCCCGGCCAGGACCCCGGCAGCTGCCAGCACCGCCCCACCCAACGGGCGTACGCCGGTGGCGCGGGCGACCAGGTAGCCACCGACCAGACCGGCGGCAGCAACGGGGGCAGTGGGCAGGGCCTGGGCGGCAGGAAGGTTCATGGCACGAACCTATCCACCCGGGACAACGTGGACTCGAGGAGGCGGCCAACCGATCCGCCCCGGTCCTCGTCTCTCCTGTGACACCGGACAGCAACCGAAGAGGAACCACCTTGAGCAGGTCC
Coding sequences within:
- a CDS encoding DUF3037 domain-containing protein, producing MTDLAYQYVVLRCVPRVEREEFVNVGVLVYCQAADFLQVAWNVDRERLTALHPGLDLDQVCRALDFIEGICAGDSRGGAAADKPLGTRFGFLKAPKSTVVQPGPVHGGITNDPARQLERLAHQLVS
- a CDS encoding PPK2 family polyphosphate kinase codes for the protein MAHHATFHELLRAPSGAIDLGEFDPHGQPGFEDDKHAGEQALIDLGDELADLQEQLFAQRGTGDERRILLVLQGMDTSGKGGVIRHAVGLVDPQGVRITSFKAPTQEELEHDFLWRIRKAVPAPGYIGVFDRSHYEDVLVGRVRELATPEEIEHRYAAINSFEKELVDDGVILIKCMLHISADEQKERLLARLDDPTKFWKFNPGDIDERALWPAYQRAYELAIEKTNTEHAPWYVVPSDRKWFRNLAVGELLIEALRAMDLAWPEADFDVEEQKARLEHEEPLS
- the recA gene encoding recombinase RecA, which encodes MAGDRDKALDAALANIEKSFGKGSVMRLGDETRAPLEIIPTGSIALDVALGLGGLPRGRVVEVYGPESSGKTTVALHAVANAQAAGGIVAFIDAEHALDPEYAKALGVDTDALLVSQPDSGEQALEIADMLIRSGALDLIVIDSVAALVPRAEIEGEMGDSHVGLQARLMSQALRKMTGALNNSGTTAIFINQLREKIGVMFGSPETTTGGRALKFYSSVRLDVRRIETLKDGTDMVGNRTRVKVVKNKVAPPFKQAEFDIMYGKGISREGGLIDVGVEAGLVRKAGAWYTYEGDQLGQGKENARTFLKDNPDLANELEKKILEKLGVGPKVDEPVDLADEPTNIDF
- a CDS encoding sirohydrochlorin chelatase, which codes for MTAPALIALAHGSRDPRHAETITALVNEVKTMRPDLRIETAFLELSKPSFNTAVNKLVRAGYDEIVVVPLLLSDAFHAKVDVPTAVAEQTARHEGLQIRATEVLGLEQAFLEVLDLRLREALKDARVRELDALVLAAAGSSDPLANQAVGRLARLWGTHHKLPVKAAFASATPPATGEAVRAFRGEGRRHIAVASFFLAPGFLPDRAAELALEAGAVAVSAPLGAHPTLARTILARYAVGAVELVPV
- a CDS encoding regulatory protein RecX; translated protein: MSGPFEAEPTEWSAQLSEGPPPAWAVDPGSGTPPGAGAADQMPVDGGDASPSWQGNVSDGVDAWLRAVAAGEITRPDTATATATAAADSAPTSEAEVPRDGAPGSGLAPDDDGSGDEADHEAVARKILLDQLTGQARSRKELADRLARKNVPDDIAVRLLDRFEEVGLVDDEAFARAWIASRQPGKGLARRALAQELRRKGIDDLVAREALDEIDPDDEEAAARRLVRKKLRSMSGLDEVKATRRLVGMLARKGYPPGMTFSVVREELAAAAEGPDDDSLEVPSDW
- a CDS encoding DUF3046 domain-containing protein; translation: MRHTEFWARMEQALGPGYARSWAEQHVISELGSRTVQEALAAGESPKRVWEAVWRTLDLPFRDK
- a CDS encoding DinB family protein, which translates into the protein MPIEPDTKDWTWVLETPCAACGFRSGAVARERVGAAIRSNAAAWRSVLSGPAEQVRNRPADDVWSPLEYACHVRDVHLVFAQRLQLMLDQDDPELAGWDQDAAAVAGEYADRDPATVLDELVAAAASVGALFDAVEDDQWQRTGRRSDGSAFTVGTLGQYQLHDVVHHLHDVGDARRSTVSAYDANAVAYRDASMTMNEGVASEVAWFAAELGSGARVLEVGSGGGRDALALETAGLSVRRTDGTPAFVALLRAEGHEADRLDPLTDALADPRGPEPYDGVWAHASLLHVARDDFPVVLRRLAEATRREGVLHVALKEGEGERWSTHGTIEAPRHFVLWQEAPLREVLEESGWSVAEVVRQQSDGGQAWLVVRGRRR
- a CDS encoding HipA family kinase, which encodes MIDVVPVTRYVAPLREGGSLPGIVEAGDLGTYVCKFRGAGQGLRVLVAEVIVGELARRIGLLTPRLVALELSSDIARYEADEEVQDLLTASVGLNLGVDFLPGSFGFDGDTSTSPQVSSKVLWLDAFTANVDRSWRNPNLLLWHGDLWVIDHGAALYFHHAWGGGVTDPSRFAAQPWDPSDHVMLGHVEALPAADKEIAGLLDASVFTEILAKVPDEWLEPVPGAEDAAAVRSAYVAFLTARLGTRQWLPGGAS
- a CDS encoding GNAT family N-acetyltransferase gives rise to the protein MGEYSTRSARERDLKDIAAIYSHAVDHSHATFDLEPPDLDYWRARLDGDHPGDHLLVAVDSDDRVVGYAYSWSYRPRPAYDTTRETSIYLDNSVRGEGVGKLLYPALLQTMAISSVHTAVALVALPNPASERLHVGCGFEKTGQLRQVGWKFGQWIDVAWYQKMLVTLP
- a CDS encoding GNAT family N-acetyltransferase — its product is MAEQVHVVVRHGERELSGVVHGDESWNAAAQRLAATVMGEPTAVDLSAEPKRFIVDPDLRVLLRPMERGDLPDVARWRAAEHVHKWWFDDGSPDLETVTAKYAPHIDGTTPTRMWVVEVNGRSVGFLQDYRLSDYPEFALLTPDPEAIGVDYAIGEDAWIGKGLGAAMLWAWLRRTRKRFPDATTYFAAPDHRNAASLRVLEKVGFVQGTWFDEPLSDGTTATVVGCALDVRRVLG